A genomic window from Fibrobacterota bacterium includes:
- a CDS encoding SOS response-associated peptidase family protein, with translation MLVRVSGKVYFHQFSSQEDGWEYVVAPDQYQSLPEEDEPREVAPTDRVLIHRVVGGRIVPDWGFWTLVPPWIESRCALATTLAGRDRLVPPARTHFNSRQDTLTGSVGWRRLLQGNRCVLFADAFFEWSDTELLVGRTKQVGRFSLASGDPMAFAGIFSPVRIGDRQCMTVSVVTTSPNSGLESLPHHRMPAILRGDDLRRWMDPASAHPEHSLHSTSDDAMESRILPAKRYRELLIKEV, from the coding sequence ATGTTGGTCAGGGTCAGCGGGAAGGTCTACTTCCACCAGTTCTCCAGCCAGGAGGACGGCTGGGAATACGTGGTGGCGCCCGACCAATACCAAAGCCTTCCCGAAGAAGACGAGCCTCGCGAGGTGGCTCCCACCGATCGCGTTTTGATCCATCGGGTCGTGGGCGGCCGGATCGTGCCCGACTGGGGATTCTGGACGTTGGTTCCCCCGTGGATCGAATCTCGCTGCGCCTTGGCGACCACCCTTGCCGGCAGGGATCGATTGGTTCCGCCGGCGCGGACCCACTTCAATTCGCGCCAAGACACCCTGACGGGCTCTGTGGGGTGGAGGCGTCTCCTGCAAGGCAATCGCTGCGTCCTGTTCGCGGACGCCTTCTTCGAATGGTCCGACACGGAACTTCTGGTTGGGCGTACCAAGCAGGTGGGTCGGTTTTCCTTGGCCAGCGGCGACCCGATGGCCTTCGCGGGGATCTTCTCGCCGGTGCGGATCGGAGATCGGCAATGTATGACGGTTTCTGTCGTAACCACTTCCCCCAATTCCGGTTTGGAAAGCCTGCCCCACCACCGGATGCCTGCCATTTTGCGCGGCGACGACCTCCGCCGTTGGATGGATCCCGCGTCCGCCCACCCCGAGCATTCCCTGCACTCGACTTCGGATGATGCGATGGAGTCGCGTATCTTGCCCGCCAAGCGGTACCGGGAGTTGTTGATCAAGGAGGTCTGA